The genomic stretch GACTGCTGACCTCTGACAGTGATACGTTCTTCTTGCAAGTCGTAAACGTTACGGATGAGCCTGAAGAAACAGGTACTCGTATGAAAATAAATAATGTACTTCAAGCTTATTTCCGCTATCGTATCGAACTCAATCGAAAAGGACAGGAACTCACTACCCCTCAAAGACAAGCAATAAATGACAAATCAGGGAAAACATCTGACGATGAATATAAGAGTTGGCAGTTTGCAACGCATATAAAAACATTTCAATTACGATATGATACAAACAACAACTATCAGATTCCACTCTCAATCAAGCTTCTTGAATTGGAAGAGACGATTCTAAAAAACAGCAAAAAGCTGTGTTATATTGATGCTATAATATCAGATAACTATACAGATGAGACCCTCAAATCAATAATTCTGAGAGAAATAGATGATTTACAAATACCTGAATCTCTTATTGAGAAAAGAGTGTCTTTATTTGAAAGCATTCTTAATTCAGCACCAGACAGAACTGGAGTAATTGAGACTTACGAAGTATTCAACCACATCGGCGACATAAAGGAGTATATTCATGAATATCATGCATGGCTAAAATCTCTTGATGAAAAGAATATAAGTCAGTCATTAGCCGTTCTCATACAAAGTATTGATACTGTTTCTCTTCAAATAGAGATGCCAGATGGCAGAATTGCTCATACAAAACTGCTGACACCTCTACATCCTATCAGACTGGGATGGTTAGTCAATATATATGAGCAATATGAAGAATGGGAAGCCAAAACTGCAGAAGATCCTCGCTACAGAAAGCCTGATGTTTGGTATAAGAAGCTGGACAACTTGTTCTATGGAGATTTACTTCAGGATGTTGCTCCATTAGTTATGCGCGACATTCATAATGAGGACTATCTCCAATATGTTGGTGAACTATGTTTTGGTTGGGGATTCTACGTTAATCCTCAGCAGTCTGGTGATGACACCTTCTCGACAGGATTTCGCCAGCTAAAAGCATATGTGTCCCAATTACTTAATATTGGTGTTCAGTATCGTATAGATTCTGATGTGAACAAGCAGATGGTTTACCGTCTGATTTGGAAGTATATAACACAGCATCCTTATACAAACAAGCTTATTATCAATATATTCAATGCCGGAGATGCAGCTGTTTTCGCTGACAACCTTGTTATGCTTGAACGTGATACCGCAAATACACCTTTTGATATTCATTACGAAATCAGGATGTTTTGCGATGATAAGCGCTTTCCGCAAGGAGAAGCATTAAGAGACTTATTAAATCCGGATACCCAAGTATCAGAAGAAGCAGAGATTTTTTCTCAGCCAGATGATAACAGGCTATTCCCAAAATTGCGTTTTTCGGTCAATAGCGTGGATGAATTTACCAATGACCCTAATAAATATCCGGCTCATCTGTCTTTCTTGGTAAATCCATTTCCAACAAAAGCATCGCTTAAACGCTCAAACACACGGCAACAGTCATTTTTCTTAAATGGCGTTATCACCCGTCCGATAATTCAAGTAGAAAAAGCGGAAAAGGGTTACATGTGGCATAGATATATCTCTGAAGCACCATTAGCAAATCCTGTATCAAATTTTTCTAATGAAACTCAGGAACTTTTTTCAACTCTTCAGTGGATAGTTGCAAACTCTATGACTACAGATCATGAAGTATCTGTACCATCGCTTACGCTAAGCATCAAAGATAAAAACTCCATCCTACTGTCATATGTGCATGATATTAGTGACTGGGTAATAACTTTTGATAAAAACATGGGACCGGAATTCTATGATATTCCATGCAAAGAAGGAGAAACTCCGTATCTTTTAGATTATCTTCCGAGTGTGGAGTTAAATGGTATATCATCATTCCTGACTTGCAGACCGACATCAGAAATAGAAGGATTATTAGTGCCTTATTTTAAGAACTTTGGTATAAACCTGAGTGATAAAGAGTCTTTTTTTGAACTTTTAGCTGATATCCGTTCTGTTTCAAGTAGTATGATAATGCAACTAGGAAGCACCAGAAACAAGGCTTTTGAAGTCTTGGGTACAACCTTGATGAAACGAATGTTACGGAAAAAAGACCTTCTTTCTGATTCATTCATAATTCCTATAGATCTTCACCAGGAGTTATTCCGAGATATGGATGCAGAATCACACGAGCGTGCAGATAACCTGTTAGTTGATTTTCATACAAATAAAAGAGAGATTGTTTTCACAGTAATTGAAATCAAATGTCGTCAAAACTTATCTGATGATGAACTTTCAGCATTACAGGAAAAAATGCGTCACCAAATAGACAACACTATTTTAGCTCTAAGAAAACGTTTTGACATTGATTTTCAAACTCCAGATCGACTGGACCGGGAGCTGATGACACTTGAATTGCAGTCTCTGCTCATATTTTATTCAAAACGTGCAGCAAGGTATCAATATCTCAATGAAGAAACAGCAGATGAATATGAGAAGTTTATCCTTTCTTTGATTCAAGGTAATTACACAATCAGATTCAAGAGGCTCGGATTAATATATCAATTTGGCAGTACTGAATATCAACGGAAAGATGACATGAACGAGATATTATACTATATCATGGGAAAGCCTATGATTGAGCGTATTCTCGACAAAGACATGTCCGTCAAGACAATTGATTTGGAAATGATGAATGCTGATGAGGATTTCCGCACAGCTTTTGAGACATCTGATCGATTGATACGCGAAGAATCCTTTAAATTGAGCCATCACGAAGAAGAATTACCATCTGAAGAGACAGATAATGTAGGGCCTTCTGAAAAATCACAAGGAGATATTATTGATTCTTCAGAACATGAGGAAGTAAAGGATGAGTCTAACTTCGGAGAAAATATAGTTAATGTAAATACTTCAGATTCAGAAAAAATAGATTCTGATAGTAACGAAAAAGAACAATGCAATAATGCAAAAACAACTTCAAAACAAGAAGAGATAGCTGATTATAAGGCACCAGTCTACGATATTCTCATCGGTAAGACTAGCGGAAGTGAACAATATGGTATTCTTGGTGAAAGTATTAATGGTCACAAGAAAATTGCTATTGATCTGAGTGAGACGAATACGATAAGTCTTTTTGGTGTTCAAGGTGGAGGTAAAAGCTATACAATCGGAACTATCACGGAGATGACCCTAAAGCAGTTCCCCAATATAAACCTCTTGCCGGCACCTATGGCCAGTGTCATCTTCCACTACAGCGAAAGCATGGATTATGCACCTGAATTTACCTCGATGATTTATCCGAATGACGAAGCTGGTCAGTTGAAGAAGCTTAAGGATATTTATGGAGCAGAGCCTGATAATATTAATGATGTCATTATGCTTTGTCCTATTGACAAATTGGAGGAAAGGCAGGAAGAGTATCCTTCAATAGAAATTCATCCTATTGCATTCCACTCTACAGACTTAAATGTTCAAGATTGGATGTTCCTACTGAAAGCTGTTGGAAATGAGTCCACTTATATAAATCAGCTTCGTGCTATAATGAGATCGAACCGAAAAAATCTCAACCTTAATAGCTTAAAGCAGAGTGTTGATGCGTCTCCATTACTTTCTGCTTCACAAAAAGCATTAGCACAACAACGTTTATCTTTTGCTGAAGAATATATTGATGATAGTCGAAAACTGGGTTCTTTACTCCGTCCAGGTCGCTTGATTATTGTGGATTTGAGAGATGAGTTTATTGACAAAGATGATGCCCTTGGCCTTTTCGTAATAATGTTGAATATATTCGCTGGTGTTAAGGAATATCAAGGAATAAGATTCAATAAATTCATTGTTTTTGATGAAGCTCATAAATACATGGACAACAAGGAGTTGACAAGTACTATTGTCACTGCTATACGAGAAATGAGACATAAAGGAGTGTCAATGATGATAGCAAGTCAGGATCCAATGAGCCTACCAACAGAGATAATTGAACTTTCGTCGATAATGCTGATGCACAAGTTCAATAGCCCTCAATGGGTTAAACATGTACAAAAATCTATAACCCAACTACAAACATTATCATCTTCAGATATGGCTACATTAATGCCTGGAGAAGCTTATTTATGGGCAACTAAATCTACCGACAAAGGAGTAACGAGCCGTCCTATGAAAATAAGTACAAGACCAAGAGTGACCAAACATGGAGGTGATACAATTAAAGCTGTATAATGGAAATAATTAAATATAGTAATATAGGATGTCGTGAAATAAATCAAGACTGTCTCGCATCATTGTCGTTCGATCATGATAAAAGTATTCATATTGTAGCAGATGGTATAGGTGGATATGACTGTGGAGAGATAGCCTCAAAGATAGTATGTGAAAGTTATATTCATGGATTAGTCAATAATCTGTCTATAGATGAAGTGACTAAGGAGGTTTCAAGAAATATTCAAACAGAATGCAGGAACTTAGGCGTCTCCAAAATGGGGAGCACTGTTGCTGCTGTAGTCCTGAATGGTTTACAAGCTTCAATTTTTTGGGCTGGAGATTCAAGAGTATATGTCTTTAGGGATAAACATCTTTTATATCAAACAGAAGATCACTCATTATTGAATGAATTAAGCCGTGTAAGAGAACTCTCTTTTGACGAAAAAAAACGGTACAAGCATATAATAACACGCTCTATCATGGGCAATGCTGACGACAAGGTTGATCATGATAACCTCGAATTATGCTTTGGGGACGAAATTCTAATATGTACGGATGGTATGTATAATGAATATCCTATTGATTATTTAATAGAATCAATCCGCATGGATAAACTTGACATAGAGAAAAAAAATGATAGTTTTACGGACAATCACTCATTTATATACATATTGTTATGAGAATTGAATGTGACAAAGTCATAACCACAGATGATTTTGATGAGAAATATTCTATGTGGCAGGGCCGAACATTGACCGTCATGGGAGAATATATAAAAGTTAGTCAGCCAGGTATACATTCCCGCTATTTTGACACAATATATTTGTTCGAAAGCACTGGAATTATGATTGGTTTTAAGTATGATGGAGTCTTACCAGAATGTTATATCTCAACCCAAGACGGTTTTGAGTCAGATTGTTATGTCGATGCAGCACCATACTTATTTCAAGACAAAGATAGGATTTTCGCAGTCGTTAAACGCAGCTATAGGAATGTCGATCTTCACAAACAAGTTATTGGATTGACAATAATCGACACAAGCAATTTAATGCCTATTGATGAACGATATACATGGCCAATGTGGGAAAGTATAGAATCTATACATAATGGTGCAGTGCTTATCAAAAAAGGTGACAGCTCATATGGACTATCAAGCATTGATAAATTCCCTGCATGTAATCTTGTAAGAAACGCCTATTTAATCAAACAAGATATCGATGAAGAAAACGTTTATCTTGTTTACGGTTCAAGTATGGAAGTAGATATGAAACGGATAGATTTTACAAAGAAATTAGTTAAAATCAAGTAGATATTATGATTCTAAACAGTCTGATAATTGATGCAATAAAGAAAAAGTCAGGACTATGTTTTGACAAGGCAAAGGACTATGATATCTTATGTGATAAAATATTTTCATCAACAAATAGAACCATAGGCGTTAATACTATTAAGCGGCTAATGGGATATATAGTAGATGACCGAAAAACGAATGAATATACATTGAATACTATAGCAATATATATGGGGTTTCAGTGTTGGAATGACATGTATGGAGCCTTTCGTTTAGATAGTGAGTGGAATTATTCTGATGATACAGTATATGTTCAAGATTTACATTTAGGCTCTACTATTAAGATTAAGTACTTGAATCGCACGATTATATTTCAAGTTGTCACATTTAAAGGGATTCAGGCTCTTAAAGTAATTGAAGCAACCAACAGTAGTTTGAAAGCAGATGACATTCTATTTGTAGAACATTTAAGAAGAGGAGAAATTCTCGAATCAAAAGTTGTCTACAGAGGAGACAAAATAGGTAACTATCGTACTAATGGTGAAATTTTGGAGATGGAAGTTATTAAAGAGTAGGTATTATTTCTCTTGTCAAGTGAGGAAAAGAAAAAATAACAAGTTATGACAGATGCGTTGAAAAAACAAGTAGTGGGCAAATATAAAGGAAGCATCATCTTTTGCTGTTTCTTAAAGGAAGATGCAAAAATTATGAAAGACTTATAAAACGTTTCATCTTTCACACTTAAAATTATGGTTAAAATCAATTTAGATAATTTTAGAGACTCTGACGGAAGTATATTCGTTTATCAGCCTAAAGTGTACTTTGACAATTTGTGTTTTGAATATGCCGAAAATACTGTAGATGAGAAATTAGAAATTCTATCAGAATTAGTTATTAATGGTCTGGATCTTGTTTCAGAAATTGAAAAATATATGGAAAATTGTTCACCTGTCACCATAACATCCTTAAAGGCTACATTAGCATACTATTTCTTGTACCTTAGAGGTGAAGATCCATATTCTACTGGATTCCATGGATTAGACGAATTTTCAGAAACCAAATTAGCTGCCATGCTCCAAGAATCATTAGTAGCGCATTACAATGATACATGCTTCAAAAATAGTACTAATATGCTATAAACCAATTACATGTGCATTATGATACAAGATAAAGATACTAATTTCGTTTACATATCGAACAAGTTGAGTCTCTGGAAAAACTATAGTACGTTTTGCAATGAATTGATGTCAGTCATGGATGAATTGAAAATTCCGTATGGAAAAATCTATGATGCAAAAGATATTTGGGCAAGAGATTTCATGCCTATTCAATTAGAAGAAAATATTTTTTTAAAATACCAATATGCTCCAGATTACCTAGTCCGAATTGAAAAGAGAAAGTCATACATAACAGATTGTGCGGAAGCGTGTCGAAAATTAGGCATACAATATCGAGAGACTGACATAGTAATTGATGGAGGTAATGTTGTACTATGTGGGGATAATGTGATTATGACCGATAAAGTTTTTGCAGAAAATAACACGGATAAACATGATGTAGACTTTCACAAACAATTAGAAGACATTTTCGGACATAAGGTAATTATTATACCATGGCACGCTACTGGAGAGTTAGATGATGAAGAAGCTGATGTTTATGGACATGCTGATGGTTTTATAAAATATTGTGGAGGGAATCGTATTCTCATGGGTAATCATCGTGATTCTGATGAAGAGGAAGCCATTTTGATTCGTAAGGTTCTTGAAGAAAACGGATATGTAGTAACGGAGATGTTATTTACAGTACAAGAACCCAGATATGACTTAAATTGGGCATATATCAATTTCCTTCAAGTCGGTAACAATATTATATTACCGAAGTTTGGTATCAATGAAGATGAGCAGGCGAAACGTTTTGTACAAACAGCGTTCCCCTATTGTCGAGTACGGCAAATAGACTGTAATGCTATTGCTAAAGATGGTGGGGCATTACATTGCATAACATGGAATATAAGAAAATAGCAGATGGAAAAAACAATAAACGGAATAAAGTATTATTTGCCAAAGTACTTGACTCCAGACCAAGAAGCAATCTTTTGTCACATCATTAACTGGAAACGTAAAAATATAACAAAAGACAGAGGTTGGTATAAAGGACATGAGTATGATGCTTTTTTCCCTGTTGGAACATCATCATATGCCATGACATATAAACCAATAATATCATATTTGGAAGAAATGCAACATGGCGATTTCGCGTATAAACTTCATGAATTTACTCCCCATGCAGTAAGTTCTCAGATGGCTTGTATTAATCTCTTTATGCCTTTACTTCTTTCTGAACAAGCTAGTCATATTCTAAAAAAATTATCTACCTGTCCATCAAATTTTAAGGAAATAGCAAGAGATAAGCTATATCATGGATTCTGTTTTGAATATTGGGGACAAGATGTAAAGAAAGGAAAAGGAGTGCTGAATGATCACTGTTCAGGTGCCGGTACAGATGCTGATGTAGCTATTTCTTACTATGATAATGAAAATAATCTATGCCTATGGTTAATTGAGCATAAACTTAGCGAGAAAGAGTTTACAACGTGTGGTGGATATAACAGCAAAAATAATGTGTACAAAGATAATTGTATCAAATGTTCACTTACTGATATTGCCAATGAACCTCTAAAATGTTATTATCATAAGATAAAATATAAGTATTGGGATATTTACAGAACTCACGAAGAGAAATATCAAGGAAATATTCAGATTATTGGATGTCCATTTAGGGAAGGATTAAATCAGTTATGGAGGAACCAACTGCTTGGCTTTGCTCTGCAGGAAACAGGAGTCTACAAAAATACGACATTCTCGGTATGCCATCATGCCAAAAACAGGATGTTGAACCAGTCAATCCTTAGATATAAGGAATTAACTTGTAGAAATAAAATGTTTAATTCCTTCACTAACTATGATGTTTTAAACGCAGTTAATGATGTGAAATCAGATTTGCATTCATGGTTGAATTGGTATAAAGATGTATATTGCTTTTAAAAAATAAACATGAAATCACTATTGGAGAAATTTCCTGACATTGCTGCACAATGGGATTATGAAAAAAATGGTGAGATTACACCTGAGACCATATCTTATGGGTCGAATCTAAAAGTTTGGTGGAAATGTCCAACTTGTGGATATTCATATCAAAAGAAAATTTCAAATAGAACCGCCCCTTCGAAGCGAACAGTAGAATCTTCAAAATGTCCGATTTGTTTGGGGAGAATAATTATTCCAGGATATAACAGTCTCAAAGCAAAATATCCGGAAATGATTGAAAATGAGTGGGATTATAGTAAAAATACATTAGACCCAGATGAAATTTCACCACATCACAGGGAAAAGGTATGGTGGATATGTCCAAGTGGACATAGCTATAATTCTCTACCTGGAAATAAAGTTCATAATAATGGAGGAAATTGTCCATATTGTTCTTCTCAAAAATTGTGTAAGGAGACATCCCTTGGGTTTGTTAACCCAGATTTGGCAAAAGAGTGGCATCCATCGAAGAATGGCAGACTTACTCCTTTTGATGTATTTGCAAATTCAAATAGCTATGCCTGGTGGTTATGCCCAATCTGTGGATACGAATGGAAAGCAAAATGTTCAAATAGGAATATAGGGAAAAGAGGATGTCCTCAATGTGCAGTAGGAAGGAGTTCATCAATTCCAGAACAACTAATATTTAGAATTATTAAAAAGATATTTGCCGATGCTATTAATCGATATCATATTGATAATAATGAAATAGATGTTTTTATTCCATCATTAAATATTGGAATTGAATATGATGGACAATATTACCACAATCAAAATAAGTTGGCAAATGATATAGAAAAATCTGTAAGATTGACGAGTAAAGGTATTACTCTTTACAGATTTAGAGAAAATGATTGTCCAATGTTTGAGGTTGAGAATTGTATTATAGTCCCTGTAAAATATTCTTCCCGATATGAGGATTTAGAACGAAAGATCAAAGAACTTCTATATAAATTGTCACCAAAAACGTATGAACAAATTAGTGCTTTTAGCTTTGAGAATGAAATTAATGAAGTAATAGCGATTTTAGATAGTGTACCTTACGAACAGAGTTTTGCCGCATTAGAAGACCAAAGAGTCAAAGAAGGTTTCGCCCCAATAGCCATTTGGGATTATGATTCAAATGCTCCAATTACCCCCAAAATGGTCATGCCCTACTCTGATAAAATTGTTAGTTGGATTTGCCCTAATAACCCTGAGCATAAATGGAGAAATACGGTAAAGTCTGTTTCATTAGGTTATGGATGTAAAAGATGTTCTGAACGTTATCAATACACTACTAAAGAATGGATTGCTACAGCCGCAAAAATACATAATAATAAATATGACTACCATTTAGTCAACTATGTTAATTCACATACTAAGGTTAATATAATATGTCCTAAACATGGAATGTTTAGTCAGATGCCATCAGAGCATTTAAGTGGTAAGGGATGTCCTTTTTGCGTCCATCAAAAATTCCATCCAATGGAAAGTCTTGCTGTACTTTACCCAGATATAGCAGCAGAATGGGATTATGAACTTAATGCTGAAAGTGGATTCTCTCCACTAAATATAGGTATTGATACTAAGCGTAAATTTTATTGGCATTGCAATAATGGTTATAGTCACAGCTATTTGTCTACAATTGCATATAGAGTCAGGAATAAATCTGGGTGTGCAATATGTCATGGCAAACAAATCTCTATAGAGACAAGTTTAGCAGTGACAAACCCCGAATTAGCAGCTGAATGGTGCGCTGAGAATGATAAAACGCCTTATGAGGTAACTCCTAAATCCGATTATGAAGC from Butyricimonas virosa encodes the following:
- the mads8 gene encoding methylation-associated defense system ATP-binding protein MAD8 yields the protein MNIIKAYYDHILDIFMEVYGKSIEFAQPGNCMKVTSLSLDILRDLYARLSLLNTETLFYILTEDPDMTGAEYITPTKLIELRNDLTKSILVLIPVNSSTSAEDSYGNATFRELSISDFDEILYKKLQTQLSGKQAIKEALNYAGKDLDCTLQDKIKYLLYVILNGETDEAIGNGLYLLNLLPDSSLVSKKEYIPQFLVKNDECISVMADYSMAIADRISAIPVKPGTIQQDVAKFLRENNSLINRKDLCAQVLENYPQLNFSNWYSYLKNITELGVLHVTKVELGGKVFHLDGEDIKLKMEPSKGAKVKLRIYFSPKPSAYTELKKVKIAIMNGDGFYKETDVVTKKISENNKDYRDITFSLNNAFENGTYFFHVYAENNDGTELNVSDAFRDETIQHEWEKVKTSGNLSKEEFQQQTRRLLTSDSDTFFLQVVNVTDEPEETGTRMKINNVLQAYFRYRIELNRKGQELTTPQRQAINDKSGKTSDDEYKSWQFATHIKTFQLRYDTNNNYQIPLSIKLLELEETILKNSKKLCYIDAIISDNYTDETLKSIILREIDDLQIPESLIEKRVSLFESILNSAPDRTGVIETYEVFNHIGDIKEYIHEYHAWLKSLDEKNISQSLAVLIQSIDTVSLQIEMPDGRIAHTKLLTPLHPIRLGWLVNIYEQYEEWEAKTAEDPRYRKPDVWYKKLDNLFYGDLLQDVAPLVMRDIHNEDYLQYVGELCFGWGFYVNPQQSGDDTFSTGFRQLKAYVSQLLNIGVQYRIDSDVNKQMVYRLIWKYITQHPYTNKLIINIFNAGDAAVFADNLVMLERDTANTPFDIHYEIRMFCDDKRFPQGEALRDLLNPDTQVSEEAEIFSQPDDNRLFPKLRFSVNSVDEFTNDPNKYPAHLSFLVNPFPTKASLKRSNTRQQSFFLNGVITRPIIQVEKAEKGYMWHRYISEAPLANPVSNFSNETQELFSTLQWIVANSMTTDHEVSVPSLTLSIKDKNSILLSYVHDISDWVITFDKNMGPEFYDIPCKEGETPYLLDYLPSVELNGISSFLTCRPTSEIEGLLVPYFKNFGINLSDKESFFELLADIRSVSSSMIMQLGSTRNKAFEVLGTTLMKRMLRKKDLLSDSFIIPIDLHQELFRDMDAESHERADNLLVDFHTNKREIVFTVIEIKCRQNLSDDELSALQEKMRHQIDNTILALRKRFDIDFQTPDRLDRELMTLELQSLLIFYSKRAARYQYLNEETADEYEKFILSLIQGNYTIRFKRLGLIYQFGSTEYQRKDDMNEILYYIMGKPMIERILDKDMSVKTIDLEMMNADEDFRTAFETSDRLIREESFKLSHHEEELPSEETDNVGPSEKSQGDIIDSSEHEEVKDESNFGENIVNVNTSDSEKIDSDSNEKEQCNNAKTTSKQEEIADYKAPVYDILIGKTSGSEQYGILGESINGHKKIAIDLSETNTISLFGVQGGGKSYTIGTITEMTLKQFPNINLLPAPMASVIFHYSESMDYAPEFTSMIYPNDEAGQLKKLKDIYGAEPDNINDVIMLCPIDKLEERQEEYPSIEIHPIAFHSTDLNVQDWMFLLKAVGNESTYINQLRAIMRSNRKNLNLNSLKQSVDASPLLSASQKALAQQRLSFAEEYIDDSRKLGSLLRPGRLIIVDLRDEFIDKDDALGLFVIMLNIFAGVKEYQGIRFNKFIVFDEAHKYMDNKELTSTIVTAIREMRHKGVSMMIASQDPMSLPTEIIELSSIMLMHKFNSPQWVKHVQKSITQLQTLSSSDMATLMPGEAYLWATKSTDKGVTSRPMKISTRPRVTKHGGDTIKAV
- a CDS encoding PP2C family protein-serine/threonine phosphatase gives rise to the protein MEIIKYSNIGCREINQDCLASLSFDHDKSIHIVADGIGGYDCGEIASKIVCESYIHGLVNNLSIDEVTKEVSRNIQTECRNLGVSKMGSTVAAVVLNGLQASIFWAGDSRVYVFRDKHLLYQTEDHSLLNELSRVRELSFDEKKRYKHIITRSIMGNADDKVDHDNLELCFGDEILICTDGMYNEYPIDYLIESIRMDKLDIEKKNDSFTDNHSFIYILL
- a CDS encoding agmatine deiminase family protein, with protein sequence MDELKIPYGKIYDAKDIWARDFMPIQLEENIFLKYQYAPDYLVRIEKRKSYITDCAEACRKLGIQYRETDIVIDGGNVVLCGDNVIMTDKVFAENNTDKHDVDFHKQLEDIFGHKVIIIPWHATGELDDEEADVYGHADGFIKYCGGNRILMGNHRDSDEEEAILIRKVLEENGYVVTEMLFTVQEPRYDLNWAYINFLQVGNNIILPKFGINEDEQAKRFVQTAFPYCRVRQIDCNAIAKDGGALHCITWNIRK
- a CDS encoding PGN_0703 family putative restriction endonuclease, with translation MEKTINGIKYYLPKYLTPDQEAIFCHIINWKRKNITKDRGWYKGHEYDAFFPVGTSSYAMTYKPIISYLEEMQHGDFAYKLHEFTPHAVSSQMACINLFMPLLLSEQASHILKKLSTCPSNFKEIARDKLYHGFCFEYWGQDVKKGKGVLNDHCSGAGTDADVAISYYDNENNLCLWLIEHKLSEKEFTTCGGYNSKNNVYKDNCIKCSLTDIANEPLKCYYHKIKYKYWDIYRTHEEKYQGNIQIIGCPFREGLNQLWRNQLLGFALQETGVYKNTTFSVCHHAKNRMLNQSILRYKELTCRNKMFNSFTNYDVLNAVNDVKSDLHSWLNWYKDVYCF
- a CDS encoding zinc-ribbon domain-containing protein, giving the protein MKSLLEKFPDIAAQWDYEKNGEITPETISYGSNLKVWWKCPTCGYSYQKKISNRTAPSKRTVESSKCPICLGRIIIPGYNSLKAKYPEMIENEWDYSKNTLDPDEISPHHREKVWWICPSGHSYNSLPGNKVHNNGGNCPYCSSQKLCKETSLGFVNPDLAKEWHPSKNGRLTPFDVFANSNSYAWWLCPICGYEWKAKCSNRNIGKRGCPQCAVGRSSSIPEQLIFRIIKKIFADAINRYHIDNNEIDVFIPSLNIGIEYDGQYYHNQNKLANDIEKSVRLTSKGITLYRFRENDCPMFEVENCIIVPVKYSSRYEDLERKIKELLYKLSPKTYEQISAFSFENEINEVIAILDSVPYEQSFAALEDQRVKEGFAPIAIWDYDSNAPITPKMVMPYSDKIVSWICPNNPEHKWRNTVKSVSLGYGCKRCSERYQYTTKEWIATAAKIHNNKYDYHLVNYVNSHTKVNIICPKHGMFSQMPSEHLSGKGCPFCVHQKFHPMESLAVLYPDIAAEWDYELNAESGFSPLNIGIDTKRKFYWHCNNGYSHSYLSTIAYRVRNKSGCAICHGKQISIETSLAVTNPELAAEWCAENDKTPYEVTPKSDYEALWKCTNPNHPPYRQKVEVRSRGVGCVYCSRRGKKHPKDYEDELHIRFPHIKILKPFSKSSERIECQCEICGFVWKPYPYPLLKSNGCPNCRKYINGKE